In Oncorhynchus kisutch isolate 150728-3 linkage group LG11, Okis_V2, whole genome shotgun sequence, the genomic stretch ATGTTCCATAGTACATCAGGGAAACTGGGCAGAAGGGAGTGGTGCTTCAAATACAGCAGATCTGCAACATCATTAATTGAGCCTCTCATATCCTCTCATATCCTCAATCCAGCCTCAACACGTTACGGAAAGAGATGAACTGTATAGGAAGCTCTGGGGACAGGTCATGTGGATACTGGACAGTCAATAAATTGGCAGATGCAAACAGATTATCATCTTTAAATGACAGATGTTCCTGAGGGCTCAAAAAAAAGCGGTTTGCGATTTTGTTCATACTGGTGAAATGCCGTTTCAATTGTGTGGTTGCAATATCAACAGTCCCTTATCTCTGGTATATCTTGGCATGCATCATTCATGACTAAGTTTAAATTGTGTGCAGCGCAATGGACATATAATGCACAATGTGTCAGAAAAGACTGTCTGGATTGTCAATACTCAGTATTGAAAACAGTCGGGCGCGCAACCTGGACCTACAGGTCGTGGTGAGAACATTTGAACACAAAAATGCAAGGCGACACAGTCGCATATTGTTGTTAGTATAGGCCTCTACATAGAGCAAAAAAGAGATTGGCATTAATAGACTGGTTTAACGCACAACAAATTTCTATCCATGCTGGGAGAGACCGCGAGGATGGCTCATGTCATGCAGGTTGGCTATACAGGACAGCTGTATATTCTAAACAAATCAATTGGTTGCAGATTAGTATGCTGTTGTATCGAGCATTTATTTTACTATCCGTCAGCCAGCATCCTAAGTGGACGCCCTGCTTATCATGGGAAAATGACAACCAAATAGTTCTAACATTTATCCATTAGCTAAGGCAAAGCTATAGGCTTTCTGTGGTGCCAGGGTATGTAGCCTATCATCAATTCGATAGGCAGCCGCATAGACATGTCGCAGTTTCAACACAATGGACAGCGATCTGCAATCTATACTTTGCGAATGGCTGTCTGGCTGACTCTTTcgattgttttatttttttcaggGGGGCGAACTGCGACCTTGCAGGGGTCCAGAGAAACTGCGTTAAGCCAGTTCTAGCGTTGCTAAAAGCAGCAAGGGTAGCCTAGTTTTTAGACATCAATGTAAATGCTATTAAATTAAGTATAACCTTTTGCTTTATAATTTTCTAGGCTTGTAATGTTATTCTGTTTGAATTGTGTTTACATTGTGATAAGTAACACTTTTTCAACTGAATTGCATCGCGTCATAGTCTGCTGTATCCGGGTCTGTTCGGTAGCTTTCACTCTGGTGATGTGAACAAGGTCTTGTCCCACAGCACTGGCCCAATTCaattttctaaatgttccataAGAATGCCCCAGCTGATCATTCCTTGCCTTGACTTCACCCTGATTCAATCTTTCAAGGGGGTTGCACAAATCACccaaatacaacctatattttaCACGCTATTCTTAAAGACGCACTCCATTCTCAACTATTGCATTAAATCACTAGAATTCTGTCATAGTCAATTGGcacatattgtgtgtgtttgtcatacaGGGGTGAGACAGAAGTCCTCTGTACAGTATGCAACAAGGCCAGAGCTCCCTAAGCTGGCCTACTGTAGGGTAAAGGGGAAGAGTCCAGGCGTGGTCTTCCTGCCTGGGTATGGATCCAACATGAATGGCCAGAAAGCTGAGGCACTGGAGGAGTTCTGCAAGTCTCTTGGACACTCATACCTtaggtactgtactctacctgctGCTGTGTAACACAATACACGGCGGCAtgtaacctagtggttaagagcgttgggtcagGAACTGAAAGGCCGCTGGTTCGTATccccgagccaactaggtgaaaagtcTGTCTGTGCCCcagagcaaggcacttaacccgaaTCACtctagataagagtgtctgctaaattactcaaatgtaattaaatgtttcccacaaatataaatacaaataaatagaaTTGCATGATTATGGCATAACTAATTTCCTCAAGCTTCCTGTAAAGACATACTGGTACACAACTAACTTTCGAATTATAGCTGAACTTTGGCTCCTTTAGCCTTCCCAAGTTGCTAAAATCGGTGTTGAAGGTGTTGTTATAGGTGTTGAACAAAAGTTGCTATAATATTTTAACAAGAGGGTCTACTTGATTTAAATTGTATTCGCTCTTGCTCACCTCACTTTTCAGAAATGGAAATTGAGTAAACATTTGAATAACAATTGTATGGCCTAATAAACCATGTTATAGAAATACCATGTTTATACCGTCGTTTAGACCGTGGCACATTACCCAAATATACCCCCTGAATCTGAATATCTGAGGTAGGCGTGCCTTAGCCAAACCTCTATCTTGATGTTCATTGCCTGAATAGACTCTCTAGCTTTCGAAcccatttactcctgaggtactgacctgttgcacgctctacaaccactgtgattattatttcaccctgctggtcatctatgatcatttgaacatcttgaagaacaatctggccctAAACGGCCATGTCCTCttatccacccggcacagccagaagagaactggccacctctcagagcctggttcctctatgtttattcctaggttcctgtctttctagggagttttccatgcttctacatctgcattgcttgctgtttggggttttaggctgggtttctgtatagcactttgtgacagttgctgatgtaaaaatgttttataaatacatttgattgattgatagccTGTATGTTACGCAAATAGACCACCCTCTAACTGTTACCCAAATACACTATGCTCTCAGAGTTTTTATGCTAGCTTAGTAGCCAGATTCTTTTCCCCCATGTTTTATTGTATGTCTGACTGGTCCCCCAGGCTCATGTTGTGTTTGTGGTTCCCCAGGTTTGACTACACAGGCCATGGGTTATCGGAGGGGGTGTTCACTGAAGGGACCATCGGCACCTGGAAGAAAGATGTCCTCTTCGTGTTGGATGAACTAACAGAGGGACCACAGGTGAAAGAACTCTCCACTGGCTCTAGAATCATACCTAAACTAGCCTTTAGATAActctcgtatttctgtgtgtatttGGTTGGATTCAAATTGGTATTTGATTTAGTTAATTATTAAAGTCTTTTGTATTTTCAGATCTGCGTTTAAGAGCTCAAAGACTGGTTTGActttataacccagttatagaccgtctcTACATTGATATTTCAAAATATGCTCTGTTAATTTTGCCCTCCATAATATTTACTCTATTTGTTGTGTAAGATTTCAGTTAGAGTCTGTATAAAAACAACTGTGGTTGTGTATTAGTGTTGTTGAATTCAAACGGTGGTGGTGTTAGTGTCACATGTTTTCACAAGTGGGCGCTGTCACACAAATGACATATCATCTCACAACCCCATGTAACGTTCACGTCACACCCCGTTCAATCATTACCTGAGTAGCATAGCATAGCCTCCCATGCCAGGCTTCAGGGCTCTTCTTGACATTCATCAGACACACAGCTAGTGAATGAGCCCATTATTAACAGGGCCAGAGTCATATTACTCCCAATGTCCTTGTGATGATGATTTGGAACTGATTCAGGGAACAGAAAAAAATTACGGCCTTTTTCCAGGGACGGAAAAACTGAATCGGGAACGAAAGTGATCTTTTAGTGTTCCCGGAACAGTACCGTTCACATTTTGAGAACTGGTtaatcattaaaaaaaattgttcCCAGAACATTCTTAATATCTGGTATGTAATTCTGTAATTTAGTGAGGTTATAATACTAGTAATAACCTAAACACATTACAATTCACTTCATGTCATGTAAACAACTAGCTTACCGTTCCATAGCAAGCTTCTCCATCCACACTAATTGGTGGAGTAAATTAATGACATAAATGTAAAAGCTACAGTATGTTGAGTTCATGGGGGGGAAAATGTACGAAAAGGAACTATAtgaacctttttttctaaaaaAGCAAACCAGTTCTTTACTATGCTGGTTGGAACACTCGAACTGAACGAAATACAGACTGGTTGTGGTCGGAACTGAACGATCAGAAAATAATTTTCCCTGGTTAGAATCACATCTGCTTTTAGAAACTACTTCTGTCTGTGATCGCTAGATGACCATGGTGCTTCTCTGCAGAAGAGTCGGTTCAAATGGaagaaaggagatgaggagacagcAATCCATATCAAACTGTTGGTATTTCTATGGACCATTGCTCCCTATCCTAGATCAAGGCATCTTTAACGTAATTAggtctttcccctctctgtttagaTCATGGTGGGGTCCAGTATGGGCGGCTGGCTCATGCTGTTGGCAGCTATCGCCAGGCCGGAGAAGACTGCAGCTCTGGTGGGCATATCCACGGCAGCAGACCACATCGTCACAGCCTTCAAGTCAATGTCTTTAGAGGTGAGCGAGGACATCATAAAATAATGTGTGGTTATGACCAGGTGCTAATTCCATTTCTATTCAGGGAGTGGTGAATTGAAATAAAATGCTCTGTGAATGTCAATTTATTATTTGATTTAAAATGAAATGTATCCCATTTCACCATAGGTGCGTAAGGAGATTGAAGAGAAGGGCGTGCTGACTGTGCCCACCAAGCACAGCG encodes the following:
- the LOC109899243 gene encoding mycophenolic acid acyl-glucuronide esterase, mitochondrial-like; this translates as MAAVALKSCRKGLPHILRDGAVATLSPKALGGVRQKSSVQYATRPELPKLAYCRVKGKSPGVVFLPGYGSNMNGQKAEALEEFCKSLGHSYLRFDYTGHGLSEGVFTEGTIGTWKKDVLFVLDELTEGPQIMVGSSMGGWLMLLAAIARPEKTAALVGISTAADHIVTAFKSMSLEVRKEIEEKGVLTVPTKHSEEGTYTFTIGFLKEAENHCVLQSPIPITCPVRLIHGLKDDDVPWHISMQVAERVLSPDVDVILRRHGQHRMAEKDDIRLMVYTIDDLIDKLTTLV